From the genome of Nicotiana sylvestris chromosome 2, ASM39365v2, whole genome shotgun sequence, one region includes:
- the LOC138885494 gene encoding uncharacterized protein: protein MANTTLCGKNGMRDHIIGEDYELWDIVTDDPLATLKKNAKGVDVPKTRADFTVEDLNKWEKNAKAKKWLVCGLGPNEYNRIQGYATAKQIWDTLQVAHEGTPQVKRSRETLLYSQYQIFAMKEGETIQEMCTRFTILTNELKYLGRIIPEEERVEKILTIFCLSLGREKSLSSRNQRILLLSHCVN, encoded by the coding sequence ATGGCTAATACTACTCTTTGTGGAAAAAACGGGATGAGAGATCACATTATAGGAGAGGACTATGAGCTATGGGACATTGTCACTGATGATCCATTGGCTACCTTGAAGAAAAATGCTAaaggagtagatgtgccaaagacaagagcggATTTTACTGTTGAGGACTTGAATAAGTGGGAGAAGAATGCTAAAGCTAAGAAATGGCTTGTTTGTGGACTTGGTCCAAATGAGTACAACAGAATCCAAGGCTATGCCACTGCTAAGCAAATTTGGGACACACTGCAAGTGGCTCACGAAGGAACACCTCAGGTGAAGAGATCCAGAGAAACTCTACTGTACTCTCAGTATCAGATCTTtgctatgaaggaaggagaaaccattcAAGAAATGTGCACAAGGTTCACTATACTGACAAATGAGCTAAAAtatcttggaaggattattcctGAAGAAGAGAGAGTCGAGAAGATACTGACTATTTTTTGCCTATCACTTGGGAGAGAAAAATCACTGTCATccaggaatcaaagaatattgctacTCTCCCACTGTGTGAattaa